A region from the Brassica napus cultivar Da-Ae chromosome C8, Da-Ae, whole genome shotgun sequence genome encodes:
- the LOC106379941 gene encoding uncharacterized protein LOC106379941 isoform X2 — protein sequence MTLPTGKKKRGRSSPEEEHKADDGGSSSQPTKRPRLTSNRNPKNLQPNPAAASASPTLAASPTQPDNEETPLGPPATSEDPPPTKRPNPPHQQDPPDASLSRFSTKGGTPSSEQGANEKMGSHGEPPTSREPNATEEQIMILAFESIQVLKENFREDVEEFDDSCPRMCKSRFLSNGSSGYALSEIYEKLGETKKISNILKPTGSESDLSVEIFDDGLWDDVELGDDGDRDDPIVDGWNKIIVHDQVKILWEDLYKMDVKTRKIEHEPERICEELEGPRVCEEIEAGC from the exons ATGACTTTGCCGACGGGAAAGAAGAAGCGGGGTAGATCGTCTCCAGAAGAGGAACACAAAGCAGACGACGGTGGGTCGTCATCTCAACCCACGAAGCGGCCGCGTCTTACTTCAAACCGTAACCCTAAAAATCTTCAACCTAATCCGGCTGCTGCCTCCGCTTCTCCTACTCTGGCCGCTTCTCCTACTCAACCCGACAATGAGGAGACACCCTTAGGACCACCAGCCACATCAGAAGATCCTCCACCAACGAAGAGACCAAATCCGCCACACCAACAAGATCCTCCGGATGCATCTCTTTCCCGGTTTTCCACTAAGGGTGGGACACCTTCTTCGGAACAAGGAGCCAATGAGAAAATGGGATCGCATGGTGAGCCTCCCACATCACGAGAACCTAATGCTACAGAAGAGCAAATAATG ATATTGGCATTTGAAAGTATCCAAGTGCTGAAGGAAAATTTTAGAGAAGATGTTGAAGAATTTGATGATAGCTGTCCAAGAATGTGCAAGTCGAGATTCCTATCGAATGGGTCGTCAGGATATGCGTTGAGCGAGATAtatgagaagcttggagaaaCAAAG aaaatttctaatattttgaaaCCAACCGGAAGCGAGTCAGATCTATCAGTTGAGATCTTTGATGATGGGTTATGGGATGATGTTGAGCTTGGAGATGATGGGGATAGGGATGACCCAATTGTTGACGGTTGGAACAAGATTATTGTCCATGACCAAGTAAAGATTCTTTGGGAGGATCTGTACAAGATGGATGTCAAAACTCGAAAGATAGAACACGAGCCTGAGAGGATTTGTGAAGAACTTGAGGGTCCGAGGGTGTGTGAGGAAATTGAGGCAGGATGTTAG